The DNA segment TGCCGCTATGGCGCGGAGCAACTCCAGCCACTCGCGGTCGGGGTCGCACCAGAGAAGTAAGGGCGGCGTGGGTGCCTGACGTCTCAGGGTGGCTGTGATCTCGTGTGTCAGCCAAGTCCGCAGAGTTGCGCTCGCTTCAGTCATTTTTCTCCTCGAAACCCAAGAACTCAGTCACTCGGCTGCGAATGAGCGCGCGTCGCCTTTGAACGAATAGGGAAAAGGCATCCTGGGTGAGGCCGGAGTAGGCGTCCTTGTAGAGAATGGCAAGCTCGGGATCGGCCTTACCGAAGAATTCAGTGTTGCCGTCCGGCATGGTGTCACTCCTGGAGATGTTACGGGACTTGCCCAGCAGTCGGAGGTTGCCAACATCATCTACATCACGCTCGATATTGCGTAATTGAAGCTGGTTTCTGGGAAATATGTGATCATGCTCCAGGCTCCACCCGCGCTTCTGAGGAATCTCAAGAACTCCGCCGTCAACGATGTTGAGCACCAAATCGAGATCCCAGAGATACTCATCCCTGAACTGGTATGGCCCTTTTCGTTCTCGCTTGGCAATGATGCCGCCGATTTCGCCAATGGGGAAGCTGTCACGTGGTGCAGCGATCATCAAGTCATGGATCTGGTCAAGGATGTTGTCAGGCGCCCGCGCATACAGTCGGGCGAAGAAAGATACATAGAGGTACTGCCGCATCCTGTCGCTCTCATCGCCTTCGGCTGGGCCGTAGACTCGCTTGTTTTGCATCATGTAATCCACCAGCGGAATCAAGGCGGATTTGCTGCGCAGAAACCGGCTCGACTTGATGAGCGCCTTGGTGTCAAGCCATACACGGAGGGCAATCATCACCTTCTCCAATTGATCGAAGTCAGCCTCCAGTCGATCCAGGAAATCCGAGTCTGCCAGCTTCTTGTAATCGTACTTGGCTTTTTTCCCGAACACGATGAAGGCCGTCTTAATCACAAAGTCCGTGCTGAAATCGTGGCGGCCGCCGTCGTTGAGATCGTCAACCATGCGTAGGAAGCGCTCTTCCATGTCAGGGATTTTTAGCTTGACAGTTGAAAAAAGTAGGTCTGACTTGGAGAGCGCCGTGCCGCCGGAATTGACTCGCTCAAAGACCTCCAGAACATCGTTGTAATCCAGTCTGTCATCCACTTCTTGGAAGAGGACACTCTCATGGATGACAAAGCGACTGATGAAACGCGTGGCGATCCTGACCGCGATTCGCTGAGTCTCATCAGTCGCACCGGGGAGGCGGCGTTTCACGAACTCGTCTACATACTCTATACCCAGTTTCACCAGCTCGGCCAGATGGACATAGGCAGGATCAGCTTTGGCCTCGTTATCTAGGAGGAATTCGAAGAGATAGCGGAGGCCATCGTCACTTTCATCTGCCATGCGATCGATTCGCATGTAGATGCACCGGCCATCATATCGTCCGTAGAAGCTCATGTAAAGCGATTGAAGCCGTTGCTGCCCATCGAGCACCATGTAGGCGTGGGCTTCCGCGGGCGCAGGCAGCCGTGAGAGCGCGTGCTCGCCCGATGTGTACTCTTCAAGAAACGGCCTGCACCGGATGTCGTTGGGCGGTTTCCAGAGCATCACCGCGCCGATGGGATACCCGCACATGACCGAATCGAGAAGACGAAGAATCTGCTCCTGTTTCCAGACGAAGGGCCGCTGGATACTGGGGAGTTGATAACGACGCCGGCGGATGCTGCCCACCACGTCTATTACCCTCTGAGTGGGATTTAAGTCTCCCATGTTTGCTCCTCACCTGACAGGATAGTGTTTTCATATCCGACGTAGCAGGGGAAGTTCATCTAGGTTCCTCCATCCTGCCCACCTGCCTTCCGTCTGTTTCGGTGAAACTGCTTGTAGTTGATCAAAGCGTTTTTGAACGTCCTGCTCCGACAATCGCTTGATCCACGCGATCACGTCCCGCGAGTATTTAGTCAGCACACCTTCGGCTGCTTGCCAGCAATAGCGCGGATCATCCTTGAACTTATGCTGCCACATGAGCGCCTGAAAGGTGTACGAAGTGAAGCGCTGGCCGTGAAGTTCTCCAATCGCGCTCACAACCTCTTTTTGGCGAAGCGGGTGGCTGATGTTCGGGTCTCGTATCCTCTCAATCACCAGGGGCCCGGAGGCCTCTTGAACTTTCTGGACGCCGACCACGACGTCTGCCTTCTCAATCTTTTTAATGGATTCAAGCCTTACCGTGAAGACGGTTAGCAGGCGACCGGTGTCTGCACCGGCATCCTGCACTTCTCGTGTCGCTGCTGCAAGTTCGGACAGGAATTGGCGAACGGCGGCTCCCGTTTCCTTCTTGTCCTCGGTACCCTGCGCGATGTACTCGATGGGATCCACAGGTGGCTTCAAGCCAAGCGGCAGCAGTTGCCACGAAATCTCCTTGCCTAGGTCAACATCGAATCCTGACTGTAGTAAGTCCTTATAATTCACGACGCTGGTCTGGGCCAGAGCGTAGATCAGCGAGCCGAAACTCCGGGCATTGTAAAAGTGCACCGCATTGTCTCGGTACGTGCTGAGCAGGTCGAGGTTTCGACGCACGGGCAGTGGCGGCAAGCCCTTCGGGAACCATTTCTCTGATCGGGCGAAAGCATCGGACCACGATAGGGTCTTGTACGGCTCGCGTCGCCGCTTCGGATAGAAGATGGATTGCCCGTTCTTTGACAGCAACGCCTTCAAGACCAACTCCCAGGCATTGAGCAGCAGGATGACGAAGCATTCATCGCGATACTCGAAGGCTGGCTTGTTATAGATCTCGATAGCCGCAAGCATTGCAGACCTGCTGTTACGCAGGAGATGACGATACGAACCGCGATAGTTCATGGGCTTTCACGTCCAGTTGCCTCTGGTCAAACCCCGATAACGCTCTCCGTAGAGTGAGAACCCTGAGGCCAGCGGCGGATGTTTGAATATAAGTTCTTGGCGCCACCAGGTCGTCAAACGTGACTACTTCAATGCGGGAACTGTTGTTGTTGAACCAGTTCAGTTTCGGAAGGTTTTCGTTATTCAAGCCTGCTCTCGTGCCCATTACAACGAGGCCGCGGAGCGGATATCCCAGGCATGAGGTGGCGCGCATACTCCTCATGCGTGTCCACCCAACGCTGAAAGTCAAGAACCTGGCCGAATGCATGCGTGAAGCCGGCTCGGAAGTCATTGCTTTCGGTGAACAGGAGATCCTGTGGCTTCTCGATTTCGACGCCCAAGTACCGTCCATCGTACCGTCGAATTACGTAGTCGATCTCATGTTCCAAGCCCAGTCTTTGTCTCGCAATGACCTCAGAGGCGAGAGGATCCAGAAAAACAGGGTGTTTGCTCAAGAACTCCTGATACATTGACTCGCTTGATTTCTGCGAGATCAGGCTTTCCAGGTTTTCGATCAGGCGTCGCGTAATTTTGATGGTGCCTTGGGCAATGGCCTCCAGGATTTCTGAGCGACTTGTTGCGCTTTGATTGGCTTCCAGCATCCAAAGAGTATGTAGAAAGTTGACCAAAACGCCATACTTGTCTCTGTCATCAATGGCTCCGATGAAAAAGTCTGCGAGCACCGCGCTTGCTTCCGAGACAACCTCGTCGGCAAACCGCAGTGTCGGCAGAAGAGTCGCCGCGGCACCATGGAGGGAGGAAGGCAGTTGCCTCTTGCTCGCATACCAGAGCGTCTCAAGAATCCTAGTCTGGTAGGTCAAGCTCGTCTTCGGCAGGCAGTCGGCCAAAATCCTTGTGCCCACCACCCCTTTTCTCAGGAGGCAAATGCTGACCCATTGTGGTAAATCGAACGTAACCCAAAAATCTACGTCATCTAGTAGGAACTCTCGCAGCCGGGAGATGGCTTCCTCGGTATCAAGAGTCGCCAATCTCTCGAACTCCGTCAAGTAGTCGGTGACATTGGCTACCCTAACGAATTCCGATACAGGCATGCTCGCAATGCAATTCTGAACATCCATCTGCTGCGATCCCTCCATTATTCCAATTGCAGCCTCGCTACCGCCACCACCCCGGCCGCGCCAACTTCCCCTCGCGGCACCAGCGACGCTCGTCCGCACGCCACTCGGCGCGATCCGCGATGGCCTTCTCGACGTCCTTGCCGGCGATCACGTCCGCGGCGAGCAGGCCGGCTTTTTGCAGCGGCGCGATGTTGACGCGGACGCCGTCGTTCAGGTCCGGGATGTAGGCCATTTCCTGGCGCTGGAGCGCCTCGCGATCGGCCGGCCGTGACTTGATGCCGTCAACTGAGCACCAGTTGTCCACCGGCTCCTGCGCGATCAGCTTTGCCAGGGCATCGCTGGCGAAGCCTTCCGTGGAAACTCGCCCCAGTTTGTCGTCGAAGTCGCGCAGCTCAGCGATCCAGCCTTCCAGCTCGATGCGGCGGCCGGCCTGGCGCTCGCTGCGCGCGGCGACCGGGATCGCCTCGATCCCGCGCAGCTCGGTCTCGTAACGGCCGCGCAGGGGGCGGACGTACTGGGATTGGATAGCTGCCAGCGTGCTCCCGTCGAGCTTGTGATAATAAACCAGGCAGGCGAACGCGGGCCGACGTCGTGCAGTGAACTTGCCGCTGCCGATCTGCCAGGCGATGGGCCGCTTCTTGAACTGGCTGGTATGGTGCTTGAAGAAGTCGGCGGCCAGCCACTGCGCCAGCGGCTTGCCCATGATTTCCGCGAACTCGGCCTCGATGGCCGTAACGTTGCCGCCGGGGAATTCGGTTGCGATGCGATCCCGGAGGCGGTCGTAGAGGGTTGGCTCGCCGGTGCCTTCGGTGAGGGGGATGATGCCGTCCGGGTCGGCCCAGTCAGGGATCGGTTCGCCGACCGCGATCTGCGCGGGCCAACGGTGGCCGAGAATGCGTAGAACACTGACAGACATGAATGTTGCTGTCCACTCTTGGACAACCAGCCCACCCAGTTCAACATTACCCCTGACGATATCTAACAAGCTCTGGGGGTCGAGATGAAATCTGAGGCTCAAATACTCTAGAGGGGTCCTGCACCAATGACCTTCGCAGTAACGTAGGTCTTCAGTTGTGCTTTTTGCCAGTTCAGCCGTTGCCTCAAAAACAATAGCACTTCTGTCGCGGGAAGAGACGGCTGAGTATCCGACCTGATAGGAATGTAGTCCCTCAAGTAATGCAATCTGATCAACATCAGTCGGATTCGTACCGAAGCAATTTTGAACAACTCGCTCAATTCGGCTTTCATTCTCCAAAAGGCTTTGATAGTCGGACATGATGGAATACCAGGCATCTCGCGCATACGATCTGAGGCTGGCGTGTTCGATGATGGTTCCTACGTCAAAGCTATGACTATACTCGAAATGGGAGTTAATCCTCTCCATCGCCAAGACGCAACTCTGAGCCAACTGAGATAGTTCGATTCTTTGTTGCTGATCGAATTCCGGAAGGGGTAAGCTCTTGATGTTGCCGGCCTGATATGAAAGCGTAGGGTTTAACTTCTTGAGGAGAAAGGCGGATAGTTTCGAGTTGAGATAGGCGAGTAGCCAGTAAGTGTCGTTTGTGTCTTGGGGAAATACGGCTGGGCCAGAACGATCGTAAACCGCATCACCCTCGAGAAGACGGGCATTGAACGTCGTCGTGCATAATGCGGTGTAGGTAATACCAGGCTTGAACCAGTCTTGCTCGCCTGTTATCCTGGACAGGCTGTTCTCACGATAGTAAGTCCTTGCTCCAATTGACCAATCAATCATATCCAGACTGCGACGCTTCCACTTTTCCAGAACACCGCCCATTGTATATCCCACCCAGCGCCTCTTTTCGCCCAATCCAGCAAAGCCCAAATTAGGCACTTCCCACCATCTGCAAACAAATCGCCCATCATCCCCCGTCTGACAAGGACTGGGTGTCGAGATGATCGAGCCGACCTTCCGTGAATCCGCGAACCTCGCAATCATGTCATCCGACAACTCATAGGCCCATGGAGCCCCCGGTAATTGCCTGAATGCGTCTTGTCTCTTGCGGGTTTGGTTGCTGGCCAGCAGTAGAGCGGATGCCTTATCCTCGTACTTTGTCAAATTCGCAAACAACACTATCGCGGGCTGCGAAGGTGGTGCCTTCTGAGTGACTAGCATGGCTGCTTTCACATGATCGGTCAACTCAGAAAATGCGTATGGACCGAGGTCCCAACAGAGTTGAATGTCAGTCTGAGAGGAGAGGAAGTCTCTCAGATCAGAATAGCTACCAATAGTCAAATAGGAGTTCATCGTGACAAGCGCTGAAATGCCCCCATTACGACTCAACTGCAGACACCGAACAAGAAAGGACGCATACAGATCAGTTGCAGCAAGTTCGTAAGCGTGATGGAGATATTGCGCAATCCCTCGTCCGAAGGTTCTACTACTCATATATGGAGGGTTAGTCGCAACCGCATCGTGACGTCGTGTGAGAAGGTCCAGCAAAATGATGCCCTTGCCTGCAAACCGACCAAAGTACGCCTGTCGCAAGTCTGAAGCCTCAGCTTCTGCGAAGAAATGCACCTTGAGACGCGCCAAAGTCCGGCTCTTCCACTCCTCATATGATTCCAATCCCAGCGGCAGTCTGCCTTGCTTGGGTCGTTCCATCTCCGGCAGCAACACCAACTGCTCCGGCTCATCGACCGACTCCTCGGCCTTCGCTTGGAGATACCGTAGCTCCCGCTCCACCGGTTCCTCGATTTGCAGCAGCGACCCAAGCTCGTCCGCATGTTCCAGCCCCTCGAAGATCGCCTCCAGCGCCGGGCGCAGCTCACGGTCCTCAGGGTGCTTCGCCAGGAACGCCTGCAGGTGATCCTTGCCCTTCGGCAGCCGGATGTTGGTGGCGACCAGGTTCATGGCCGCGCCAGGAAAGTCGAAGGCCCGCTCGGCCGCCTTCATCCACAGCGCAGCCTCCGCGATCTGAATCGCGCGCTCGTCAATATCAATGCCGTACAGGTTGTGCTCCAAAATGGCCGCACAAATCTCGGCTGGATCGGTGATCTCTCCCTCTTCCAGGTACATATCGTAGTACAGGTCGAAGGCCTCCAGGTGGAAGTGGCCGCTGCCGCAGGCCGGATCCAGAAAGCTGATCTCCCGCACCGGCTTGGGCGCCACGGCCGCGCGGTCGACATCACGAACGTAATACTCCCACTTCTCGTACAGCCTGGATGCCGGGTGCATGCCCATCCACAGCGCGCCCAGCGAGTTCTGCACCAGGAACTTGACCATGTATGGTTCGGTGTAGAGCTGGGTGGCGGGGATGATGTCCGCGCCGGCGATCTTTGCCCCCTTCTGCGTCCGCACCTTCTCGAAGACCCGGTCCTTCTCCTCGGTGTTCCAGTACTGGTAGGCCCAGCCCAGTGCGTCGTGCGCCGTGAAGACCTCGTCGGTCGCCGCGCCGTTGCCGCGCAGCGGCTCCAGCCCGGAGAGGAGCGCAACGCAGCGGCGCAACGCCCCAACCGATGGCTTGAGCGCCACGGCCGGCGCATGGGGATCGAAGAGGGCGAGCTGCCGCTCGGCCTGACGAGTGAACGCGGCATCCAGGGCGGCGAACAACCCGTCATCCTCGCCCACAGCCAGCTCGGGACAGCGCCGGATCAGCCGGTGGTGTTCCAGTGACCGGCCAGCGTACGCGTCCCGCTGGAGGATCACTTCGTCAATCAGCCCGCGCGCCTCCATGCAGCGCAGCGCCAGCAGCCGGTTAGCCCAGGTATAAGCGGTCTCACGCACGAACTCGGCCACCGCGTCGCCGCGCGCCACGCCCGCCTCGCGGCGCAGCGCCAGGTACGCGTCCACCACCTGCCGCGCGGTGCGGTCGGCCGCGGGCAGATGGGCAAACTCATCCGCCGGCAGCGGATCGCGCGCGCGCCAGACCCCCAGGCCGGCCAGCCGCTGCTCCAGATCGCCAGCATGCCAGCCGCCTGCTGCGTCGTACCAGCCTTCCAGCAGGTGACGCAGCTCCAGGCTCAACGCCTTGAGGATCTTCTTGAGGTTGGGTTCCATCAGGTTAGCTCCAGCAACACAGCGAGGAAGCTGATCAAATGGTTCAGAACCGACGCGGTCTCTGTGCTGATCCAGAGGTCCTGCTTGATGGTGACGGTGTTGGTCTTGCCCGGCTGTAGAATGCTGGCCACGCCGGCAACGAGGGCCTTCTCATGGTCGAAGGGCGCCCAATGATCCTTGTCTTGAGCATCGAATGATTCCACGAAGTTCCTGGCTGCTTTGAGATGTTTCGGGTAGATCACCTCGCCGCACTGGACGATGAGCGTATCCAGCACCCCTTTGTCGTGGTTGTTGGGAAGCACAAAGACGCCGGTCCGGATACTTCCGGGAGCCACCACCCCCGGTTCCTCTGGGAAACCTGAGTAATATGGGCCAAAAGCGTGATGGTATTCTTGAGCAACTGCCCCGGCGCCTTTCTTGTCGGCATCGGCTACGATGCCAAAGGCGTTGATGTCATGCCGAAAAGGATCGTGATTGTCTATGATGGCAGGCAACTGCTTTCTTAGCTTGCTCCCTTCACCCGCATAGACGGCGACGGAGAGATCGCCTTTGTGGAGAATGGACGGCATATCCAGCCGCACATAGAGCTGTCCCGTCTTGGTAGGATAGACCGGAACAAAACGTTCCCAGAATGGATCAAGCTTAGCTCTCTCTCCCCTGTACTCCTCACAGCCCATTAGTCGTAGCACCTTGCCGACAAAGGCCTGGTCGTGGGGGCCTTCGACACCCAGGATGGCATAACGATGAACCATCAGCGCACCTCCTGTCCGAGTTCCTCGCGCAATGTGGACAGTTTCTGATGGTCGAGCCGCTTAGCCGTAGTGGCCTCGGGTGTACGCTGCAGGCGGTATACGACGAACTCAGGATGTCGTTTGCCTGCTGTCACTTCCAGCAGGGCATCCACCGCCTCGATGCTGTGGGTGGTGGCGAAGAGCTGAACATTACTGTGCGCACACGCCTGCACAAGCCACGCGAACGCCTGACTCAATGCGGATGTGTGAATTGCTGTCTCAATTTCGTCTACAAGAAGCACACCATTTTTGACGGTAGGTAGAGTGAGGGCGATCATCAAGATCCGTCGCACACCATCACCGAAGGCACTCAACGGTGACAGGCCGACGTCTCTGTGTCGGATGTACAGGGTCGGCCGAATCCCTTGCCGGGAAAGGATCTCCATGTCCTGTACACCTGGATCCATTAAGCGGACCATATCAAGCACTTCGCGCTTGGTAATGCCTTCCAGCGTCGCCTCCGTAAAACGCATGATTTGTACCTGCTCGACCCCGTGGGAGACGGGGCTAATGGTGGCGACAGGCAGCAGCGGGGCCGTTGACGCCTTGCGTATGGTAAAGC comes from the Candidatus Amarolinea dominans genome and includes:
- a CDS encoding DUF262 domain-containing protein, whose protein sequence is MGDLNPTQRVIDVVGSIRRRRYQLPSIQRPFVWKQEQILRLLDSVMCGYPIGAVMLWKPPNDIRCRPFLEEYTSGEHALSRLPAPAEAHAYMVLDGQQRLQSLYMSFYGRYDGRCIYMRIDRMADESDDGLRYLFEFLLDNEAKADPAYVHLAELVKLGIEYVDEFVKRRLPGATDETQRIAVRIATRFISRFVIHESVLFQEVDDRLDYNDVLEVFERVNSGGTALSKSDLLFSTVKLKIPDMEERFLRMVDDLNDGGRHDFSTDFVIKTAFIVFGKKAKYDYKKLADSDFLDRLEADFDQLEKVMIALRVWLDTKALIKSSRFLRSKSALIPLVDYMMQNKRVYGPAEGDESDRMRQYLYVSFFARLYARAPDNILDQIHDLMIAAPRDSFPIGEIGGIIAKRERKGPYQFRDEYLWDLDLVLNIVDGGVLEIPQKRGWSLEHDHIFPRNQLQLRNIERDVDDVGNLRLLGKSRNISRSDTMPDGNTEFFGKADPELAILYKDAYSGLTQDAFSLFVQRRRALIRSRVTEFLGFEEKND
- a CDS encoding DUF3644 domain-containing protein, with the protein product MNYRGSYRHLLRNSRSAMLAAIEIYNKPAFEYRDECFVILLLNAWELVLKALLSKNGQSIFYPKRRREPYKTLSWSDAFARSEKWFPKGLPPLPVRRNLDLLSTYRDNAVHFYNARSFGSLIYALAQTSVVNYKDLLQSGFDVDLGKEISWQLLPLGLKPPVDPIEYIAQGTEDKKETGAAVRQFLSELAAATREVQDAGADTGRLLTVFTVRLESIKKIEKADVVVGVQKVQEASGPLVIERIRDPNISHPLRQKEVVSAIGELHGQRFTSYTFQALMWQHKFKDDPRYCWQAAEGVLTKYSRDVIAWIKRLSEQDVQKRFDQLQAVSPKQTEGRWAGWRNLDELPLLRRI
- a CDS encoding DUF4263 domain-containing protein; translation: MDVQNCIASMPVSEFVRVANVTDYLTEFERLATLDTEEAISRLREFLLDDVDFWVTFDLPQWVSICLLRKGVVGTRILADCLPKTSLTYQTRILETLWYASKRQLPSSLHGAAATLLPTLRFADEVVSEASAVLADFFIGAIDDRDKYGVLVNFLHTLWMLEANQSATSRSEILEAIAQGTIKITRRLIENLESLISQKSSESMYQEFLSKHPVFLDPLASEVIARQRLGLEHEIDYVIRRYDGRYLGVEIEKPQDLLFTESNDFRAGFTHAFGQVLDFQRWVDTHEEYARHLMPGISAPRPRCNGHESRLE
- the pglX gene encoding BREX-1 system adenine-specific DNA-methyltransferase PglX, which produces MEPNLKKILKALSLELRHLLEGWYDAAGGWHAGDLEQRLAGLGVWRARDPLPADEFAHLPAADRTARQVVDAYLALRREAGVARGDAVAEFVRETAYTWANRLLALRCMEARGLIDEVILQRDAYAGRSLEHHRLIRRCPELAVGEDDGLFAALDAAFTRQAERQLALFDPHAPAVALKPSVGALRRCVALLSGLEPLRGNGAATDEVFTAHDALGWAYQYWNTEEKDRVFEKVRTQKGAKIAGADIIPATQLYTEPYMVKFLVQNSLGALWMGMHPASRLYEKWEYYVRDVDRAAVAPKPVREISFLDPACGSGHFHLEAFDLYYDMYLEEGEITDPAEICAAILEHNLYGIDIDERAIQIAEAALWMKAAERAFDFPGAAMNLVATNIRLPKGKDHLQAFLAKHPEDRELRPALEAIFEGLEHADELGSLLQIEEPVERELRYLQAKAEESVDEPEQLVLLPEMERPKQGRLPLGLESYEEWKSRTLARLKVHFFAEAEASDLRQAYFGRFAGKGIILLDLLTRRHDAVATNPPYMSSRTFGRGIAQYLHHAYELAATDLYASFLVRCLQLSRNGGISALVTMNSYLTIGSYSDLRDFLSSQTDIQLCWDLGPYAFSELTDHVKAAMLVTQKAPPSQPAIVLFANLTKYEDKASALLLASNQTRKRQDAFRQLPGAPWAYELSDDMIARFADSRKVGSIISTPSPCQTGDDGRFVCRWWEVPNLGFAGLGEKRRWVGYTMGGVLEKWKRRSLDMIDWSIGARTYYRENSLSRITGEQDWFKPGITYTALCTTTFNARLLEGDAVYDRSGPAVFPQDTNDTYWLLAYLNSKLSAFLLKKLNPTLSYQAGNIKSLPLPEFDQQQRIELSQLAQSCVLAMERINSHFEYSHSFDVGTIIEHASLRSYARDAWYSIMSDYQSLLENESRIERVVQNCFGTNPTDVDQIALLEGLHSYQVGYSAVSSRDRSAIVFEATAELAKSTTEDLRYCEGHWCRTPLEYLSLRFHLDPQSLLDIVRGNVELGGLVVQEWTATFMSVSVLRILGHRWPAQIAVGEPIPDWADPDGIIPLTEGTGEPTLYDRLRDRIATEFPGGNVTAIEAEFAEIMGKPLAQWLAADFFKHHTSQFKKRPIAWQIGSGKFTARRRPAFACLVYYHKLDGSTLAAIQSQYVRPLRGRYETELRGIEAIPVAARSERQAGRRIELEGWIAELRDFDDKLGRVSTEGFASDALAKLIAQEPVDNWCSVDGIKSRPADREALQRQEMAYIPDLNDGVRVNIAPLQKAGLLAADVIAGKDVEKAIADRAEWRADERRWCREGKLARPGWWR
- a CDS encoding AAA family ATPase, translated to MNKQLENLTIHRFRGLRDLELAGLGHVNLFVGANNSGKTTVLEALSTFCRPLDPLEWLNTAWRREVKSSRTPMLDALKWLFPQSSESANGLYTGETRVSGSGHFQVLESRATFSEFLGVGGPDETATSSSGAVDEDLEDASVQTSEGRRRGADLGLRAVTRFDQIQLFDHRSTTEFSEMFRLWEDERFTIRKASTAPLLPVATISPVSHGVEQVQIMRFTEATLEGITKREVLDMVRLMDPGVQDMEILSRQGIRPTLYIRHRDVGLSPLSAFGDGVRRILMIALTLPTVKNGVLLVDEIETAIHTSALSQAFAWLVQACAHSNVQLFATTHSIEAVDALLEVTAGKRHPEFVVYRLQRTPEATTAKRLDHQKLSTLREELGQEVR